ATTCTTTAACCGTTGAAGAACTGCTATTTATAGTTTGATGACTTAAGCCTTCGGCATAGGTAATATCTTTAGTTACTGTTACTTGATAAGTAGAGTTTTCAGAAACTGTTGGTGCTTGATTATTTGTATCTGGAACATCATTGGTATCAGAAGAACTACAAGCGTATAAAATAGTCGTTAAAGCAAAAGTGTAAATTAATTTTCTCATGAATAGGGATTTAATACTGAGACTCCAAAAAACCATAAAGGTTTAACGTGGAACAAATTAGCTTAAAGATAATGAATTATTTATGGCTGAATATGTGACTTTTGAAGGTTTTTTTCATCTAAAAAGTATAGAAGACCTAATTCAAAAACTAAAATTATGCCGATATACGAGTTATACTCATGGGGAAAACACAATCAAGAAATTGGATATTTTGCAAGTATTGTAAAAATTGCATTAGTAGATAATACAATTTCGAAAGGAGAACAAAAGTTACTGGATAGAGCCGCTCGAAAATTAAATATCAAAGACGAAGAATATCAGAAAATTTTAAAAAATCCTGAAAACTATCCAGTCAATCCTCCTGTTGGATATGATGAAAGTATTGAACGATTGTATTTATTAACAAAAATGATTTTTGCCGATGGTAATGTTGATAAAGATGAAGTTGCACTTATGCGCAAGATTACCACTGCTTTAAGCTTTCCTTTAGACAATGTGGAAAAGGTTTGTGATGAAGCTATTCATCTGGTAATGAACGACAATGACTTAGAAGATTTTTCAGCAGCCATAAAAAAAGTAAATGCAGTATAAATTATACTAAAATAAAATTTTACTAGTTTAGTACTGTAACAAATTCCCCTAATTATGGTTTTAAAAAGAACTTTTTTGGCCTTGTGTCTACTTTTTTTTTCTGCTAATGTATTAGCTCAAGTACAAGAACGAGGAGATTTATGGCAAATTGGTATCGGTGCTGGAGTAGTTAAATTTTCTGATGAAAATGCTGCTTTTATTGGAGATAAAAATCTCTTTCAAATTCCTAGATTAAATCTTACAATTCCTATTTCAAGCAATTTATCTGTTGATGGCGCAATGTCTTTCAATACTTTCGATGTTGGATTTATAAGTAACTCTGTAAAGTATTTCTCTATGGACGCTTCTTTGCGTTACAACTTCAAAGATCTAATTAAAGATTTCAAACCGTATGTATTTGTAGGTGGAAGTTTGGTTGACTCTGAATTGAAGATGACGCCAACTATGAATATTGGTTTCGGAGCAACATATTGGGTAACGAACACCATAGGTTTAAACACGCAGTTGTATTACAAACATTCATTAGAAATTTATGAAAGTATGCGTTCTCACATTCAAATAACTGGTGGAATTGTATTTAGTTTCAACGGATTATTCGGTGGTGGTGGAATGAGTAGAAGAAACTCATTAACTGGTGGAGCGTGTTACCATAATCCAAACGATTAGAACATGTAAAGTATTCCGTTTGTTAATCGATATTGTTCTTTTGGAATTCCTAACACAGGAAATTGATCGTATTGATACGTGAAATTCGTGGTAAACGATAAATTTTTAAAAATTCCCAGAGCAATGGTAGACTGACTAGAAATTCTAAAATCTGAAAACATATCAAATCTAGGTTGATAGTAGGTAGTACTAACAATCGAGATATTTTTTTTAGGAAATAAACTCATGGAAAAATAAGAGCTACTTCTCCAATCTCTATTTGCTTCTTCTACGTCAGAATTTACATTTTCATGTTCGTACATTACCAAACTCCCTAAATAAAACTTGTATTTCTCGTTTTTAGACAATTTAAAGCGTAATCCGGTTCCCACTAATCCTCTGAATCGAATTGCTGCTATTTCGTCCGTCTGAGACTGTAAAAACGCCTCTAGAGCGATTTTATCATTAAATCGGTAGTTGTACCTCAAATGTTGTGCATTTCGGCTTACAAACTTGTTAGAATTCGCCTCACGAAAATCTAAATCGTTTATGAACAACCATAAATGGTTTTTGGTTTTGTATTGAACACGTGTTCTATTTGAAATTCCGAATATGGTGTTCTTGTTTTTGATAAGATGTAAATCTAATCTCGTAAAGCCAGACCAACCAGTAGTATCAGTAACTCGACGTAAATTTTCAACGTTAATCACTTGAGCATTTGTGATAAATGGTAAAAATAGAAATGCAATAAAAACAAACTTTTTCATTCTGTATGGTTAAACTATTGTTGTTTGAAAGAAGCATAAAATTCTTTCTTTAGTTGTGTTATTTGGTCTTCACTATATTTCCTAGAAAAGTGAACTGGTATTGGGTTTTTGATTCCCGAAAGTCTAGCTATTTTACCTGACTGCTCAGCATAACTATGAAAATTTTTCACTGCAAAGTCTTTGTCTTCGTTCAAGTAAAACGACTCTATAAGAACTGTTTCACAAGACTTGAAATGTGTCTTGATCTTTTCATGGTTTTCAATACTCGGTGCATGATCCATAATAATTCCAAGACTATCTCCCTTTTGAATATCAAGTAAATAAAATAAGTCTTTTGCCTCGTAAGAAACATCATCAATTATAATTTCAGTATCCAATTTTTGATGTTCAAAAGCATCTTTTAATTGCTTTACCCATTTTCCTGGTTTAAAATCTGCTTTGCTTATATCAATTTTGATTTTCTCTTTTTCCTCAAATTTGTAGGCAACTGTTGGGATTTTATGATCTAAAAACACAACGGAAACATTAAAATCATCGTTCTGATAAACATAATCCACTTCGCTTTCTTCTACTTTTTTCAAATTCCATAAAGGAGGTTGAAGCTCAAATGAAGTATACTTATCCTTCGATTGTAATTCGCGAACTTCATAAATAATAGCATTTTCATCAATTAAGTTCCACGTGTAGCCTAACAGTTTAGCTTGGACTTGTGAAGCAATTCCAGGTGGACCTACAATAACAACTCGTCTTTCAATTCCTATTTGATGCCGAATAATACTATCAAAATTTATGAAATGATCAATGTGAGTATGACTTATAAAAACAACTTTTATATTTTGTATTTCTTTAACTGTCAAACCACTAGCTTCACCGCAATCGCATAAATAATTCCACGAATGGTTGTCTTTTTGAATTAAAATAGAAATATCCTCGTCTTGGGCACTTTTAACAGTAGCAGTAAACATGTTTTCTTTTCCTTGGTTTCCGTACAAAGAAACAAAAAAGTAATAACCAACAAAAAAGAAAGCGCTACTAAGAAAATCCTAGTAGCGCTTGTATTTTATCGAAATTTGAGCTTAGCCTAAAGCAGCAATTGCGTTTTGTATTCTTTTGATCGTAGTTTCTTTACCTACCATTGTCATGATTTCAAATAAATCTGGACCCGCTAATTTTCCTACTAAACTTAAGCGTAACGGTTGCATTACTTTACCAAATCCTATTTCTTTAGAAGTAATCCATACCTTAATTTCTGTTTGAGCATTTTCAATTGAGAAGTCTTCAATTCCCTCAATTATAGAAACTAGCTCAGTCATTAATTCACCTGTGGTTTCTTTCCACTGTTTTTTCGCAGCTTTTGGATCATATTCTGTTGGATCTGCAAAGAAGAAATTAGATAATTCTGATAAATCATTTACAAAATTTGCTCTTTCTTTTACTAATCCAACTACATTTTGAACATAGTTTTTATCAGCTTCAACACCTTGTGAATTCAAGATTGGTAAGAATAATTCTGTTAATTCTTCAGCTGACTTTTGTTGTAAATATTGTTGGTTGAACCATTTTGCTTTATCCGGACTAAACTTCGCTCCCGATTTACTCACTCTGGCCAAATCGAATGCTTCAGTTAATTCCTCTAAAGAGAATAATTCTTGTTCAGTTCCAGGATTCCATCCTAATAACGCCAATAAGTTTACAAAAGCTTCTGCAAAATATCCATCTTCCTTGTATCCACGTGAAACATCTCCTGATTTCTCATTTGTATATTCCATTGGAAATACTGGAAATCCTAGTTTATCACCGTCTCTCTTACTTAATTTTCCTTTTCCAACTGGCTTAAGAATTAAAGATAAATGCGCAAATTTTGGCGCTTCCCATTCAAAAGCTTTGTATAGTAAAGTGTGTAGTGGAAGAGAAGGTAACCATTCTTCACCACGAATTACATGTGAGATTTTCATTAAATGATCATCAACAATGTTCGCTAAGTGATACGTTGGCATTCCATCAGATTTAAATAAAACCTTATCGTCTAATGTGTTAGTATCAATTTTTATCGTTCCACGAACTTCATCTTCTAAAATTAAAGTTTCATCCTGTGGTGTTTTAAAACGAACAACATATTTATCGCCGTTTGCAATTCTTTGCTCCACTTCTTCTGAACTCAATACTAGAGAGTTTACCAATCTTCCTTTTTCACGATTGTGCCAATTGTAAATAAATGTTTTACCATTCGCTTCATGATCTTTTCTATGTGCATCTAACTCTTCAGCAGTATCAAAAGCATAATATGCCCATCCTTTTTCAAGTAATTCATCAGCATATTGCTTGTATAAATGCTTTCGTTCTGATTGTCTGTATGGTCCATACTTTTCATTCTTTCCTGGTCCTTCATCAAAAGGAATATTACACCATTCTAAAGAATCAATAATGTACTGTTCTGCATTTGCAACGTAACGAGTTTGGTCCGTATCTTCTATACGTAAAACAAAAGTTCCGTTGTGTTTTTTAGCAAATAAGTAATTATATAAAGCGGTTCTAACGCCTCCCATATGTAATGGTCCTGTTGGACTTGGTGCAAAACGCACTCTAACATTTTCAGACATTTCTATTTTTTTTAAAGCGCAAAGATAGTTTTAAAACATCAAGAAAAAAACAGTAAAAACAAAGCATAAAAAAAAGGTTTCATATGAAACCTTTTTAGATTTATTTAGGACAATTAATAGTTAGAGTTTGTAATATAACCCTAATGAAATTGCAGGAGATTTAGCAACGTTTCTTCCGTCAAATGCACCACCTAAACCAACGTTTGCTCCAAAGTTTTTATCAAATTCACCAATAAGTTTAAACCCGAAAGCGGCATAACTCTGATTATTAACGTATAAACCTGTTAATCTATTGTTTCTAGGATCAACAAAATCTCCGTTTTGGAAAGATGCAACTCCATCTAAAAATCCAGCAACCCATAACCAATCCAATGCTTTATAACCAGCTTCTCCTCCTAATTTAAAGGCAGAACTATACTCATTTGTTCTAATATCAACTCCTGTAAATCCTTGGATATACCAGTTATTGAATCCACGTCCAACAATAATTGTTGGAGTTAATGTCCAAGCATCATAACCTGTTCTTAAACCTGAAGCATCTTCATACGAACCTGTATTCGCTTCAACTAAAAGTTGACCAGAGATTAACCATTTTTTATTGTAAAAATTATGCTTAACTCCTAATTGAACATTTCCTAAAGATGATTGTGAATCTTCCGTTGTAAAAGGAGTGATAGAAGGACTAGTAACTTCGTTACTAGCCACCATTTTAAAAGGTAAGTTAGCAATTAAAGTTGTTTTGTCAGACAATCCATACTCTGCATAAAATTGTAATGTATTATCATTTATTTTTCTTTCTGTATTGTATTCAGGATTTCCA
This genomic window from Tenacibaculum sp. 190524A05c contains:
- a CDS encoding DUF481 domain-containing protein, which produces MKKFVFIAFLFLPFITNAQVINVENLRRVTDTTGWSGFTRLDLHLIKNKNTIFGISNRTRVQYKTKNHLWLFINDLDFREANSNKFVSRNAQHLRYNYRFNDKIALEAFLQSQTDEIAAIRFRGLVGTGLRFKLSKNEKYKFYLGSLVMYEHENVNSDVEEANRDWRSSSYFSMSLFPKKNISIVSTTYYQPRFDMFSDFRISSQSTIALGIFKNLSFTTNFTYQYDQFPVLGIPKEQYRLTNGILYMF
- a CDS encoding TerB family tellurite resistance protein translates to MPIYELYSWGKHNQEIGYFASIVKIALVDNTISKGEQKLLDRAARKLNIKDEEYQKILKNPENYPVNPPVGYDESIERLYLLTKMIFADGNVDKDEVALMRKITTALSFPLDNVEKVCDEAIHLVMNDNDLEDFSAAIKKVNAV
- the gltX gene encoding glutamate--tRNA ligase, yielding MSENVRVRFAPSPTGPLHMGGVRTALYNYLFAKKHNGTFVLRIEDTDQTRYVANAEQYIIDSLEWCNIPFDEGPGKNEKYGPYRQSERKHLYKQYADELLEKGWAYYAFDTAEELDAHRKDHEANGKTFIYNWHNREKGRLVNSLVLSSEEVEQRIANGDKYVVRFKTPQDETLILEDEVRGTIKIDTNTLDDKVLFKSDGMPTYHLANIVDDHLMKISHVIRGEEWLPSLPLHTLLYKAFEWEAPKFAHLSLILKPVGKGKLSKRDGDKLGFPVFPMEYTNEKSGDVSRGYKEDGYFAEAFVNLLALLGWNPGTEQELFSLEELTEAFDLARVSKSGAKFSPDKAKWFNQQYLQQKSAEELTELFLPILNSQGVEADKNYVQNVVGLVKERANFVNDLSELSNFFFADPTEYDPKAAKKQWKETTGELMTELVSIIEGIEDFSIENAQTEIKVWITSKEIGFGKVMQPLRLSLVGKLAGPDLFEIMTMVGKETTIKRIQNAIAALG
- a CDS encoding peptidase; its protein translation is MFTATVKSAQDEDISILIQKDNHSWNYLCDCGEASGLTVKEIQNIKVVFISHTHIDHFINFDSIIRHQIGIERRVVIVGPPGIASQVQAKLLGYTWNLIDENAIIYEVRELQSKDKYTSFELQPPLWNLKKVEESEVDYVYQNDDFNVSVVFLDHKIPTVAYKFEEKEKIKIDISKADFKPGKWVKQLKDAFEHQKLDTEIIIDDVSYEAKDLFYLLDIQKGDSLGIIMDHAPSIENHEKIKTHFKSCETVLIESFYLNEDKDFAVKNFHSYAEQSGKIARLSGIKNPIPVHFSRKYSEDQITQLKKEFYASFKQQ